The Streptomyces camelliae genome window below encodes:
- a CDS encoding LacI family DNA-binding transcriptional regulator, with amino-acid sequence MPDTTSPADRLPGNRYGNRPTMKDVAARAGVGLKTVSRVVNGEPGVTPDTERRVQEAIDALGFRRNDSARVLRKGRTASIGLVLEDLADPFYGPLSRAVEEVARAHGALLINGSSAEDPEREQELALALCARRVDGLVVIPAGDDHRYLEPEIRAGVATVFVDRPAGRIDADVVLSDNFGGARDGVAHLIAHGHRRIGFIGDMPRIHTAAERLRGYRAAMEDAGIPVEDSWMSLGQTNPERVRRAAEEMLAGPAPVTAIFTGNNRVTVTVVRVLAERSRRVALVGFDDFELADLLQPGVTVVAQDAAALGRTAAERLFRQLDGGLVSPERIELPTRLITRGSGELPPAD; translated from the coding sequence GTGCCCGACACCACCAGCCCCGCAGACCGCCTGCCCGGGAACCGCTACGGCAACCGCCCGACGATGAAGGACGTGGCGGCGCGGGCCGGTGTCGGGCTGAAGACGGTCTCCCGGGTGGTCAACGGCGAACCGGGAGTCACCCCGGACACCGAGCGGCGGGTGCAGGAGGCCATCGACGCGCTGGGCTTCCGCCGCAACGACAGCGCCCGGGTGCTGCGCAAGGGCCGTACGGCGAGCATCGGCCTGGTGCTGGAGGACCTCGCCGACCCGTTCTACGGCCCGCTCAGCCGCGCCGTCGAGGAGGTGGCCCGGGCCCATGGCGCCCTGCTGATCAACGGCTCCAGCGCCGAGGACCCGGAGCGCGAGCAGGAGCTGGCGCTGGCACTGTGCGCACGCCGGGTGGACGGGCTGGTGGTGATCCCGGCCGGGGACGACCACCGGTATCTGGAACCGGAGATCAGGGCCGGGGTGGCGACGGTGTTCGTGGACCGTCCGGCCGGGCGGATCGACGCCGACGTGGTCCTGTCGGACAACTTCGGCGGTGCCCGGGACGGCGTGGCCCATCTGATCGCGCACGGCCACCGCCGGATCGGGTTCATCGGCGACATGCCCCGCATCCACACCGCCGCCGAACGGCTGCGCGGCTACCGGGCAGCCATGGAGGACGCCGGGATACCGGTCGAGGACAGCTGGATGTCCCTCGGGCAGACGAACCCCGAGCGGGTGCGCCGGGCGGCGGAGGAGATGCTCGCCGGGCCGGCGCCCGTCACCGCGATCTTCACGGGCAACAACCGGGTGACGGTCACCGTGGTCCGGGTGCTGGCCGAGCGCTCCCGCCGGGTCGCTCTGGTCGGCTTCGACGACTTCGAGCTCGCCGATCTGCTCCAGCCGGGCGTCACGGTCGTCGCCCAGGACGCGGCCGCCCTCGGCCGTACGGCCGCCGAGCGCCTCTTCCGTCAGCTGGACGGCGGCCTCGTCTCCCCGGAGCGCATCGAACTGCCCACCCGGCTGATCACGCGCGGCTCGGGCGAGCTGCCGCCGGCCGACTGA
- a CDS encoding ROK family protein: MHTDFVAALDIGGTKIAGALVDGDGRILARAQRGTPAQQDGETVMRAVEEVLADLTGSPLWDRAGALGIGSAGPVDASAGTVSPVNVPGWRDFPLVDRVRAVTGGLPVELIGDGVAITAAEHWQGAARGHDNALCMVVSTGVGGGLVLNGQLHPGPTGNAGHIGHISVDLDGDPCPCGSRGCVERIASGPNIARRALEQGWRPGPDGDTSAAAVAAAAREGDPVAVASFERAAQALAAGIAATATLVEIDIAVIGGGVGKAGDILFTPLRKALTDYATLSFVQRLTVVPAQMGTDAGLVGAAAAALRVAASTSV, encoded by the coding sequence ATGCACACCGACTTCGTGGCGGCTCTGGACATCGGTGGCACCAAGATCGCCGGCGCCCTGGTGGACGGCGACGGCCGTATCCTGGCGCGCGCCCAGCGCGGTACGCCCGCCCAGCAGGACGGCGAAACGGTCATGCGGGCCGTCGAGGAGGTGCTCGCCGACCTCACCGGCTCGCCGCTGTGGGACCGCGCCGGCGCCCTGGGTATCGGCAGCGCCGGCCCGGTGGACGCCTCGGCGGGCACGGTCAGCCCGGTGAACGTGCCGGGCTGGCGCGACTTCCCGCTGGTCGACCGGGTTCGCGCGGTCACCGGTGGCCTCCCGGTCGAGCTGATCGGCGACGGCGTCGCGATCACCGCGGCCGAGCACTGGCAGGGCGCCGCGCGCGGCCACGACAACGCGCTGTGCATGGTGGTCTCGACGGGCGTCGGCGGCGGCCTGGTCCTGAACGGGCAACTGCACCCCGGCCCGACGGGCAACGCCGGGCACATCGGCCACATCAGCGTCGACCTCGACGGCGACCCGTGCCCGTGCGGCTCGCGCGGCTGCGTGGAGCGGATCGCGAGCGGCCCCAACATCGCCCGCCGTGCCCTGGAACAGGGCTGGCGGCCGGGTCCCGACGGTGACACCTCGGCCGCCGCGGTGGCCGCCGCCGCCCGCGAGGGCGACCCGGTCGCCGTGGCCTCTTTCGAACGGGCGGCCCAGGCACTGGCCGCCGGCATCGCGGCCACCGCGACCCTGGTCGAGATCGACATCGCGGTCATCGGCGGCGGCGTCGGCAAGGCGGGCGACATCCTCTTCACCCCCCTGCGCAAGGCCCTCACCGACTACGCGACGCTGTCCTTCGTCCAGCGGCTGACGGTCGTGCCCGCGCAGATGGGTACGGACGCGGGGCTGGTGGGGGCGGCAGCGGCGGCCTTGCGCGTCGCCGCCTCAACTTCCGTGTGA
- a CDS encoding NPCBM/NEW2 domain-containing protein produces MRHPHTRTTRTTRLRLAGALTAGLLCTAGLAAPAVAAPTRAPAASAAPALADGLALTPPMGFNNWNSTHCRADFDEAMVKGIADLFVAKGLKDAGYRYVNLDDCWALPNRDADGKLVPDPARFPNGIKAVADYVHAKGLKLGIYTSAGTKTCNSAGFPGALGHEYSDARQFADWGVDYLKYDNCNNQGVDAKKRYTTMRDALRATGRPIVYSICEWGENKPWEWAANVGHLWRTTGDISDDWGSMVSILKQNLPLAPYAGPGHWNDPDMLEVGNGGMTDTEYRSHFSLWSVMAAPLLIGTDLRKASQATFDILDNKEVVAVDQDPLGKQGTVVSSAGGRWVIAKEMKDGSRAVALFNESGTAQRIATSASAVGLPGAPAYTLRDLWQHRSYNTAGTLAATVPAHGTVLLRVTADPAWATHPPAVELGLHGSPLVEAGTPAALTTTVTDLGRTSTRQVSVSLTGPAGWTVRPTSATTTAALATGRSLRTGWTVTAPTGTPTGAYAVSLKASYGSPSGRHVTAVLPLTATVVVPPPAGASYLSDLPWLSTTNGWGPVERDTSNGENAAGDGHPITVGGAVYAKGLGVHAESAVEFYTGGRCSTVTARVGLDDETGTRGTVAFEILADGRKAASTGVLTHATPAQAMSADVTGAQVVRLVVTDGGDGIDYDHADWADAKLTC; encoded by the coding sequence ATGCGTCACCCTCACACCCGCACGACCCGCACCACCCGCCTGAGACTGGCCGGAGCACTCACCGCCGGCCTGCTGTGCACAGCGGGCCTCGCCGCCCCGGCCGTCGCGGCCCCCACGCGGGCCCCCGCCGCGTCCGCCGCCCCCGCCCTGGCCGACGGCCTCGCCCTGACCCCGCCGATGGGCTTCAACAACTGGAACTCCACCCACTGCCGGGCCGACTTCGACGAAGCCATGGTCAAGGGGATCGCGGACCTCTTCGTGGCCAAGGGCCTGAAGGACGCGGGCTACCGGTACGTCAACCTGGACGACTGCTGGGCCCTGCCGAACCGCGACGCCGACGGCAAGCTGGTGCCCGACCCGGCCCGCTTCCCGAACGGCATCAAGGCCGTCGCCGACTACGTCCACGCCAAGGGGCTGAAGCTCGGCATCTACACCAGCGCCGGCACCAAGACCTGCAACAGCGCGGGCTTCCCGGGCGCGCTCGGTCACGAGTACAGCGACGCACGGCAGTTCGCCGACTGGGGCGTGGACTACCTGAAGTACGACAACTGCAACAACCAGGGCGTCGACGCCAAGAAGCGCTACACGACCATGCGTGACGCGCTCAGGGCGACCGGCCGGCCCATCGTCTACAGCATCTGCGAATGGGGCGAGAACAAGCCCTGGGAGTGGGCGGCGAACGTCGGTCACCTCTGGCGGACCACCGGCGACATCAGCGACGACTGGGGTTCGATGGTGTCGATCCTCAAGCAGAACCTGCCGCTCGCGCCCTACGCCGGCCCCGGCCACTGGAACGACCCCGACATGCTGGAGGTCGGCAACGGCGGCATGACGGACACCGAGTACCGCTCGCACTTCTCGCTCTGGTCGGTCATGGCCGCGCCGCTGCTCATCGGCACCGATCTGCGCAAGGCCTCCCAGGCGACCTTCGACATCCTGGACAACAAGGAGGTCGTCGCCGTCGACCAGGACCCGCTCGGCAAGCAGGGCACGGTCGTCTCCTCCGCGGGCGGACGCTGGGTGATCGCCAAGGAGATGAAGGACGGCAGCCGCGCGGTGGCCCTGTTCAACGAGTCGGGCACGGCCCAGCGGATCGCCACCAGCGCGAGCGCCGTCGGCCTGCCCGGCGCGCCCGCGTACACCCTGCGGGACCTGTGGCAGCACCGCAGCTACAACACCGCCGGCACCCTCGCGGCGACCGTCCCGGCGCACGGCACGGTCCTGTTGCGGGTCACGGCCGACCCCGCATGGGCCACGCACCCGCCCGCCGTCGAACTCGGCCTGCACGGCAGCCCGTTGGTGGAGGCGGGCACGCCGGCCGCGCTGACCACCACGGTCACCGACCTGGGCCGCACCTCGACCCGGCAGGTGTCCGTGTCCCTGACCGGCCCCGCCGGCTGGACCGTCCGGCCCACCTCGGCGACCACCACCGCCGCGCTCGCCACGGGCCGCTCGCTGCGCACCGGTTGGACGGTGACCGCCCCGACCGGCACCCCGACCGGCGCGTACGCCGTCTCCCTCAAGGCGAGTTACGGCTCACCGTCCGGCCGGCACGTCACCGCCGTCCTCCCGCTGACCGCCACCGTGGTGGTGCCACCGCCCGCCGGGGCGTCGTACCTCAGCGACCTGCCCTGGCTGTCGACCACCAACGGCTGGGGGCCGGTGGAGCGTGACACCAGCAACGGCGAGAACGCTGCGGGCGACGGGCATCCGATCACCGTCGGCGGGGCCGTGTACGCCAAGGGGCTCGGCGTCCATGCCGAAAGTGCCGTCGAGTTCTACACCGGCGGCAGGTGCTCGACGGTCACCGCCCGGGTGGGCCTCGACGACGAGACGGGCACCCGGGGAACCGTCGCCTTCGAGATCCTGGCGGACGGCAGGAAGGCCGCGTCGACCGGTGTGCTCACCCACGCGACACCCGCCCAGGCCATGTCAGCCGACGTGACCGGGGCCCAGGTCGTCCGCCTCGTCGTCACCGACGGCGGCGACGGCATCGACTACGACCACGCGGACTGGGCGGACGCGAAGCTCACGTGCTGA
- a CDS encoding maleylpyruvate isomerase family mycothiol-dependent enzyme, with product MSALTVLGALDDRVADVVLSGDRLVRSAAALSDAGLRAPSGLPGWTRGHVLAHVAHSADAYVWLLRLARTGREPGPRADAAALAAALKRDAALSADRLTALLRESLDRFTAQARAMPAPAWDRPVAALAGWRHPAWYLLLRCLRELETHHVDLGVGHGTEQWPDAYVSWALDDTLGTLRTQGFPLASVEAADLGRSWAVAADGPSVTGAGHQVLGWLTGRLPAGVLTTRHPARLLPHPPAWPQPPLPGWGRVDDET from the coding sequence GTGAGCGCGCTCACGGTCCTCGGCGCCCTGGACGATCGCGTCGCGGACGTCGTGCTCTCCGGCGACCGGCTCGTGCGCTCCGCCGCCGCCCTGTCCGACGCCGGGCTGCGCGCCCCCTCGGGGCTGCCCGGGTGGACGCGCGGCCATGTGCTCGCCCATGTCGCCCACTCCGCCGACGCCTATGTGTGGCTGTTGCGGCTCGCGCGCACGGGCCGTGAGCCGGGTCCGCGCGCGGACGCGGCGGCCCTGGCCGCGGCGCTGAAGCGGGACGCGGCGCTGTCCGCCGACCGGCTCACGGCCCTGCTGCGGGAGAGCCTCGACCGGTTCACGGCGCAGGCGCGCGCGATGCCCGCTCCTGCCTGGGACCGGCCCGTCGCGGCGCTGGCCGGCTGGCGGCACCCGGCCTGGTACCTCCTGCTGCGCTGCCTGCGGGAGCTGGAGACGCATCACGTCGACCTGGGTGTCGGTCACGGCACCGAGCAGTGGCCGGACGCGTACGTCTCCTGGGCGCTCGACGACACCCTCGGCACGCTGCGGACCCAGGGCTTTCCGCTCGCCTCGGTGGAGGCCGCCGACCTCGGCCGGAGCTGGGCCGTGGCGGCGGACGGCCCGTCGGTCACCGGGGCCGGACACCAGGTGCTCGGCTGGCTCACCGGACGGCTTCCGGCCGGCGTACTGACGACCCGCCACCCGGCCCGCCTCCTGCCGCATCCGCCCGCCTGGCCCCAGCCACCGCTGCCGGGATGGGGCCGCGTCGACGACGAGACGTGA
- a CDS encoding NUDIX hydrolase has protein sequence MTVVWINGAFGAGKTTTARELIELIPNSTLFDPEVIGGSLTHLLPPKRLAEVGDFQDLPIWRRLVVDAAAAMLAELGGTLVVPMTLLRQEYRDEIFGGLAARRIAVHHLLLAPAETILRERMAEREIPPEPAEGEIRQGQWAYDHIEPYHAALASWLTADAHLVDTSALTPYETAVRIADAVASGAVPSCDIVQTPEPTAETLAAGVLLFDEHDRVLLVDPTYKPGWEFPGGVVERGEAPARAGMREVAEETGIELREVPRLLVVDWERPAPPGFGGLRLLFDGGRLQPGEASRVLLPGPELRAWRFASEQEAAGMLPPVRYERLCWALRARERGTVLYLEGGVPTG, from the coding sequence GTGACCGTCGTCTGGATCAACGGCGCGTTCGGTGCGGGGAAGACCACGACCGCACGGGAACTGATCGAACTGATCCCGAACAGCACGCTCTTCGACCCCGAGGTCATCGGTGGGTCGCTCACGCACCTGCTGCCGCCCAAGCGCCTCGCCGAGGTAGGTGACTTCCAGGACCTGCCGATCTGGCGCCGGCTGGTCGTCGACGCGGCGGCCGCGATGCTCGCCGAGCTGGGCGGAACCCTCGTGGTCCCCATGACCCTGCTCCGCCAGGAGTACCGCGACGAGATCTTCGGCGGCCTCGCCGCCCGCAGGATCGCCGTCCACCATCTGCTGCTCGCTCCGGCTGAAACGATCCTGCGAGAGCGGATGGCCGAGCGGGAGATCCCACCGGAGCCGGCCGAGGGCGAGATACGCCAAGGCCAGTGGGCGTACGACCACATCGAGCCCTACCACGCCGCCCTCGCCTCCTGGCTCACCGCCGACGCCCATCTCGTGGACACCAGCGCCCTGACCCCGTACGAGACCGCCGTCCGCATCGCCGACGCCGTCGCGAGCGGTGCCGTACCGTCCTGTGACATCGTGCAGACCCCGGAGCCGACCGCCGAGACGCTGGCCGCCGGGGTGCTGCTCTTCGACGAGCACGACCGGGTGCTGCTCGTGGACCCCACGTACAAGCCCGGCTGGGAATTCCCCGGCGGTGTGGTGGAGCGCGGCGAGGCACCGGCCCGCGCCGGGATGCGTGAAGTCGCCGAGGAGACCGGGATAGAGCTGCGGGAGGTGCCCCGGCTGCTGGTCGTGGACTGGGAGCGGCCCGCGCCGCCCGGCTTCGGCGGGCTGCGGCTGCTGTTCGACGGCGGCCGGCTGCAGCCCGGCGAGGCCTCCCGGGTGCTGCTGCCGGGCCCGGAACTGCGCGCCTGGCGCTTCGCGAGCGAGCAGGAGGCCGCCGGCATGCTCCCACCGGTGCGCTACGAACGCCTGTGCTGGGCCCTGCGGGCCCGGGAACGGGGGACGGTGCTGTATCTGGAGGGCGGGGTACCGACCGGCTGA
- a CDS encoding MBL fold metallo-hydrolase, which translates to MDVIALLPRLHLLRFPVGQAYLWRDDDELTLIDAGALGAGRAIADAVGSLGRAPGDVRRIVLTHFHEDHAGGAGEFAALSGAEVLAHHLDAPFVRGELPGPPPRFEDWELPLHAAAAERLPQGTPVPPAAVTGVSDGQILDFGGGARVIHVPGHTDGSIALFLPAEGVLFTGDTIAAAPSDGTPIPGVFNLNRPQLLDSVRRLAELDPEMACFGHGAPVRKHAAAALRGLAAAC; encoded by the coding sequence ATGGACGTCATCGCACTGCTGCCCCGGCTGCACCTGCTGCGCTTCCCTGTCGGCCAGGCCTATCTCTGGCGCGACGACGACGAGTTGACACTGATCGACGCGGGCGCGCTCGGGGCCGGCCGGGCGATCGCCGACGCGGTCGGGTCACTGGGCCGGGCGCCCGGGGACGTACGACGGATCGTGCTGACCCATTTCCACGAGGATCACGCGGGCGGGGCGGGCGAGTTCGCGGCGCTGAGCGGTGCCGAGGTGCTGGCGCACCACTTGGACGCCCCGTTCGTGCGCGGTGAACTCCCGGGCCCGCCGCCCCGGTTCGAGGACTGGGAGCTGCCGCTGCACGCGGCGGCGGCCGAGCGGCTGCCCCAGGGGACACCGGTGCCGCCGGCCGCGGTCACCGGCGTGTCGGACGGTCAGATCCTCGACTTCGGGGGCGGGGCGCGGGTGATCCACGTCCCGGGGCACACGGACGGCAGCATCGCGCTGTTCCTCCCCGCCGAGGGCGTGCTCTTCACCGGCGACACGATCGCGGCCGCACCCTCCGACGGAACTCCGATCCCAGGGGTGTTCAACCTCAACCGCCCCCAACTCCTCGACTCCGTACGGCGATTGGCGGAGCTGGACCCGGAGATGGCCTGCTTCGGCCACGGCGCCCCGGTACGGAAGCACGCCGCGGCGGCACTGCGCGGGCTGGCAGCCGCCTGCTGA
- a CDS encoding dipeptidase, whose protein sequence is MSSNPVAETVASLMPRAKEELTELVAFASVADFAQFPKSESEAAARWITDALTAEGFVDVALLDTPDGTQSVYGYLPGPEGAKTVLLYAHYDVQPPLDEAGWTTPPFELTERDGRWYGRGSADCKGGFIMHLLALRALKANGGVPVNVKMIVEGSEEQGTGGLERYAEQHPDLLQADTVVIGDAGNFRVGLPTVTTILRGMTMIRVQIDTLEGNLHSGQFGGAAPDALAALIRVLDSLRAADGSTTVDGLDASATWDGLEYSEEQFRADARVLDGVRLTGGGSVADRLWARPAVTVLGIDCPPVVGATPSVQSTARALISLRVPPGVDAAEATKLLQAHVEAHTPWGARVTTEQVGQGQAFRADTSSPAYQAMADAMAVAYPGETMQYAGQGGSIPLCNTLAGLYPRAEILLIGLSEPEAQIHAVNESVSPEELERLSVAEALFLRNYAAS, encoded by the coding sequence ATGTCGTCGAATCCGGTCGCCGAGACCGTCGCCTCGCTGATGCCCCGGGCGAAGGAGGAGCTGACCGAGCTGGTCGCCTTCGCGTCGGTGGCGGACTTCGCGCAGTTCCCGAAGAGCGAGAGCGAGGCCGCCGCGCGCTGGATCACCGACGCCCTCACCGCCGAGGGTTTCGTCGATGTGGCCCTACTGGACACCCCCGACGGCACACAGTCCGTCTACGGCTACCTGCCGGGCCCCGAGGGCGCCAAAACGGTTCTCCTCTACGCGCACTACGACGTGCAGCCGCCGCTGGACGAGGCCGGCTGGACCACCCCGCCGTTCGAGCTGACCGAGCGCGACGGCCGCTGGTACGGCCGCGGAAGCGCCGACTGCAAGGGCGGCTTCATCATGCACCTGCTCGCGCTGCGCGCCCTGAAGGCGAACGGCGGCGTGCCGGTGAACGTGAAGATGATCGTCGAGGGCTCGGAGGAGCAGGGCACCGGCGGCCTGGAGCGGTACGCCGAGCAGCACCCCGACCTGCTGCAGGCCGACACCGTCGTGATCGGCGACGCGGGCAACTTCCGCGTCGGCCTGCCGACCGTGACCACCATCCTGCGCGGCATGACCATGATCCGGGTGCAGATCGACACCCTGGAGGGCAATCTGCACTCCGGCCAGTTCGGCGGTGCCGCCCCGGACGCCCTCGCCGCGCTGATCCGGGTCCTGGACTCGCTGCGCGCCGCCGACGGCTCGACCACGGTCGACGGTCTCGACGCCTCGGCGACGTGGGACGGCCTGGAGTACAGCGAGGAGCAGTTCCGCGCCGACGCCCGGGTGCTCGACGGCGTACGGCTGACCGGCGGCGGTTCCGTCGCCGACCGGCTGTGGGCCCGCCCGGCGGTCACCGTCCTCGGCATCGACTGCCCGCCGGTGGTCGGCGCGACCCCGTCGGTGCAGTCCACCGCCCGGGCCCTGATCAGCCTGCGGGTGCCGCCGGGCGTGGACGCCGCCGAGGCGACCAAGCTGCTCCAGGCGCACGTCGAGGCGCACACCCCGTGGGGCGCCCGGGTCACCACCGAGCAGGTCGGGCAGGGCCAGGCGTTCCGCGCCGACACCTCCAGCCCCGCCTACCAGGCGATGGCCGACGCGATGGCCGTGGCCTACCCCGGCGAGACGATGCAGTACGCCGGGCAGGGCGGCTCGATCCCGCTGTGCAACACCCTCGCCGGGCTGTACCCGCGGGCGGAGATCCTGCTGATCGGGCTGAGCGAACCGGAGGCGCAGATCCACGCGGTCAACGAGAGCGTCTCGCCCGAGGAGCTGGAGCGACTGTCGGTCGCCGAGGCGCTGTTCCTGCGCAACTACGCGGCGAGCTGA
- a CDS encoding geranylgeranyl reductase family protein, with protein sequence MSGENSSADGVQRVWDVVVVGAGPAGASAAYAAAVAGRRVLLLEKAELPRYKTCGGGIIGPSRDALPPGFEVPFQDRVHAVTFSLGGRFTRTRRAKQMLFGLVNRAEFDQQLVEHAQKAGAELRTGVTVQRVEQHGAAVPDRRTVAVVLQGGETVLARAVVGADGSASRIGAHVGVKLDQVDLGLEAEIPVPVPVAEDWRGRVLIDWGPMPGSYGWVFPKGDTLTVGVISARGEGAATKRYLEDFIARLGLSGFEPAVSSGHLTRCRADDSPLSRGRVLVCGDAAGLLEPWTREGISFALRSGRLAGEWAVRIAEAHDAVDTRRQALNYAFAVKAGLGVEMSVGKRLLTVFEKRPGLFHAALTGFRPAWRAFREITQGKSSLGEMVRSHPLAQRALTALERGQTEAPAEEPVGS encoded by the coding sequence GTGAGCGGCGAGAACTCTTCGGCGGACGGCGTTCAGCGGGTGTGGGACGTCGTCGTGGTGGGCGCGGGACCCGCGGGGGCCTCGGCCGCCTACGCGGCCGCGGTCGCGGGACGGCGCGTGCTGTTGCTGGAGAAGGCCGAGTTGCCGCGCTACAAAACCTGCGGCGGCGGCATCATCGGCCCCTCGCGCGACGCGCTGCCCCCGGGCTTCGAGGTGCCCTTCCAGGACCGCGTGCACGCGGTCACCTTCTCCCTGGGCGGCCGCTTCACCCGCACCCGCCGTGCCAAGCAGATGCTGTTCGGGCTGGTCAACCGCGCCGAGTTCGACCAGCAGCTGGTCGAGCACGCCCAGAAGGCGGGCGCCGAGCTGCGTACGGGCGTCACGGTGCAGCGCGTGGAGCAGCACGGCGCCGCGGTTCCTGACCGGCGCACCGTCGCCGTCGTCCTGCAGGGCGGCGAGACGGTGCTGGCCCGCGCGGTCGTCGGCGCCGACGGCAGCGCGAGTCGCATAGGGGCCCATGTCGGGGTGAAGCTGGACCAGGTGGACCTCGGTCTGGAGGCGGAGATCCCGGTCCCGGTGCCGGTCGCCGAGGACTGGAGGGGCCGCGTCCTCATCGACTGGGGCCCGATGCCGGGCAGTTACGGCTGGGTGTTCCCCAAGGGCGACACCCTGACGGTCGGCGTGATCTCCGCGCGCGGCGAAGGCGCCGCCACAAAGCGGTACTTGGAGGACTTCATCGCTCGGCTCGGTCTGTCCGGCTTCGAGCCCGCCGTCTCCTCCGGGCACCTGACCCGCTGCCGTGCCGACGACTCGCCGCTGTCCCGGGGCCGGGTGCTGGTCTGCGGTGACGCGGCCGGTCTGCTGGAGCCGTGGACCCGCGAGGGCATCTCCTTCGCGCTGCGCTCGGGCCGGCTCGCGGGGGAGTGGGCGGTGCGCATCGCCGAAGCGCACGACGCGGTGGACACCCGCCGCCAGGCCCTGAACTACGCGTTTGCGGTCAAGGCCGGGCTGGGCGTCGAGATGAGCGTCGGCAAGCGGCTGCTGACCGTGTTCGAGAAGCGTCCCGGCCTCTTCCACGCGGCCCTCACCGGCTTCCGCCCCGCCTGGCGGGCGTTCCGGGAGATCACCCAGGGCAAGAGCTCGCTCGGCGAGATGGTCCGCTCCCACCCGCTCGCCCAGCGTGCCCTGACCGCGCTGGAGCGGGGGCAGACCGAGGCTCCGGCGGAGGAGCCCGTCGGTTCGTGA
- a CDS encoding nitroreductase family deazaflavin-dependent oxidoreductase, with translation MSAHVKKPGWFTVNVFNRAVAWLTRRGLSVWGSRVLAVRGRKSGEWRTTPVNLLTVDGQQYLLAPRGHVQWTRNMRAAGGGELRLGKNVDVFTATEVADDDKVPLLRAYLKRWKAEVGVFFNGVGPDSPDEDLRRIAPDHPVFRITVTN, from the coding sequence ATGTCGGCACATGTCAAGAAGCCCGGTTGGTTCACCGTCAACGTCTTCAACCGGGCGGTGGCCTGGCTCACCCGGCGCGGCCTCAGCGTCTGGGGTTCCCGGGTCCTCGCGGTGCGCGGCCGCAAGAGCGGGGAGTGGCGCACCACCCCGGTGAACCTGCTGACGGTGGACGGGCAGCAGTACCTGCTCGCCCCGCGCGGCCATGTCCAGTGGACCCGCAACATGCGGGCGGCCGGCGGTGGCGAGCTGCGGCTCGGCAAGAACGTGGACGTCTTCACCGCCACCGAGGTCGCCGACGACGACAAGGTCCCGCTGCTGCGCGCCTACCTCAAGCGCTGGAAGGCGGAGGTCGGCGTCTTCTTCAACGGCGTCGGCCCCGACTCCCCGGACGAGGACCTGCGCCGGATCGCCCCCGACCACCCCGTCTTCCGCATCACGGTCACGAACTGA
- a CDS encoding TetR/AcrR family transcriptional regulator, which translates to MSTPQGARARARIEITAAIKEAARRQLAEEGAAKLSLRAVARELGMVSSALYRYFPSRDELLTALIIDAYDSLGEAAEQARDAADGATPVARWTAVCEAVRGWALRHPHEYALIYGSPVPGYSAPQTTVRAASRVGLVLIGIIRDAHEGPGLADLPLPAALRPEAERMAADLAPDLPPEVAAAMVAAWAQLFGLVGFELFGQFTNVVEDREAFFRHAVTQLAHGVGIR; encoded by the coding sequence ATGAGCACCCCACAGGGCGCCCGTGCACGGGCCAGGATCGAAATCACCGCCGCGATCAAGGAAGCGGCCCGCAGACAACTGGCGGAGGAGGGCGCGGCGAAGCTCTCGCTGCGGGCCGTCGCCCGCGAACTGGGCATGGTCTCGTCGGCCCTGTACCGCTACTTCCCCAGCCGTGACGAGCTGCTGACCGCTCTGATCATCGATGCCTACGACTCTCTCGGCGAGGCCGCGGAGCAGGCGCGCGACGCGGCCGACGGCGCTACCCCTGTGGCCCGCTGGACGGCTGTGTGCGAGGCGGTGCGCGGCTGGGCGCTCAGGCATCCGCACGAGTACGCGCTGATCTACGGCTCGCCTGTGCCCGGCTACTCCGCCCCTCAGACCACCGTCCGCGCCGCCTCCCGCGTCGGCCTGGTCCTCATCGGCATCATCCGTGACGCCCACGAAGGCCCCGGCCTCGCCGACCTGCCCCTGCCCGCCGCCCTGCGCCCCGAGGCCGAGCGCATGGCCGCCGACCTCGCTCCCGACCTGCCCCCCGAGGTCGCCGCGGCGATGGTGGCGGCCTGGGCCCAGCTCTTCGGGCTGGTGGGCTTCGAGCTGTTCGGCCAGTTCACCAACGTGGTGGAGGACCGGGAGGCCTTCTTCCGGCATGCGGTGACGCAGCTGGCGCACGGGGTGGGGATCCGGTAG